A region from the Hippopotamus amphibius kiboko isolate mHipAmp2 chromosome 15, mHipAmp2.hap2, whole genome shotgun sequence genome encodes:
- the NACC1 gene encoding nucleus accumbens-associated protein 1: MAQTLQMEIPNFGNSILECLNEQRLQGLYCDVSVVVKGHAFKAHRAVLAASSSYFRDLFNSSRSAVVELPAAVQPQSFQQILSFCYTGRLSMNMGDQFLLMYTAGFLQIQEIMEKGTEFFLKVSSPSCDSQGLHAEEAPSSEPQSPVAQTSSWPACGTPLPLVSRVKTEQQESDSVQCTPVAKRLWDSGQKEAGGGSSGNGSRKMAKFSTPDLAASRPPQQAPVVAAAQPTGVAAGAGAGQPTGAAAAVAAGTVVSGPSTSERTSPGTSSAYTSDSPGSYHNEEDEEEDAGEEGTDEQYRQICNMYTMYSMMNVGQTAEKVEALPEQVAPESRNRIRVRQDLASLPAELINQIGNRCHPKLYDEGDPSEKLELVTGTNVYITRAQLMNCHVSAGTRHKVLLRRLLASFFDRNTLANSCGTGIRSSSNNPSRKPLDSRVLHAVKYYCQNFAPNFKESEMNAIAADMCTNARRVVRKSWIPKVKPLMAEGDAYTTFISYTGKIEPDMMGVEHGFETASHDGEAGPSAEEALQ; encoded by the exons ATGGCCCAGACCCTGCAGATGGAGATCCCAAACTTCGGCAACAGCATTCTGGAGTGCCTCAACGAGCAGCGGCTGCAGGGCCTGTACTGTGATGTCTCGGTGGTGGTCAAGGGCCACGCCTTCAAGGCCCACCGGGCTGTGCTGGCCGCCAGCAGCTCCTACTTCCGGGACCTGTTCAACAGCAGCCGGAGCGCGGTGGTGGAGCTGCCGGCAGCTGTGCAGCCCCAGTCCTTCCAGCAGATCCTCAGCTTCTGCTACACAGGCCGGCTGAGCATGAACATGGGCGACCAGTTCCTGCTCATGTACACGGCCGGCTTCCTGCAAATCCAGGAGATCATGGAGAAAGGCACAGAGTTCTTCCTCAAGGTGAGCTCCCCCAGCTGCGACTCCCAGGGCCTGCACGCCGAGGAGGCCCCCTCATCCGAGCCTCAGAGCCCTGTGGCACAGACGTCGAGCTGGCCGGCCTGCGGCACCCCGCTGCCCCTCGTGTCGCGCGTCAAGACCGAGCAGCAGGAGTCGGACTCTGTGCAGTGCACGCCCGTGGCCAAGCGGCTGTGGGACAGCGGCCAGAAGGAGGCCGGGGGTGGCAGCAGTGGCAATGGCAGCCGCAAGATGGCCAAGTTTTCCACGCCAGACCTGGCTGCCAGCCGGCCGCCCCAGCAGGCCCCAGTGGTGGCAGCAGCACAGCCCACCGGGGTGGCGGCAGGGGCCGGCGCTGGGCAACCGACGGGCGCAGCGGCGGCAGTGGCAGCAGGCACAGTGGTGAGTGGGCCCAGCACGTCAGAGCGGACCAGCCCGGGCACCTCAAGCGCCTACACCAGCGACAGCCCCGGCTCCTACCACAacgaggaggatgaggaggaggacgCGGGCGAGGAGGGCACAGACGAGCAGTACCGGCAGATCTGCAATATGTACACCATGTACAGCATGATGAACGTCGGTCAGACCG CCGAGAAGGTGGAGGCCCTCCCCGAGCAGGTGGCCCCTGAGTCCCGGAATCGCATCCGAGTGCGGCAGGACCTGGCGTCTCTCCCCGCGGAACTCATCAACCAGATTGGCAACCGCTGCCACCCCAAGCTCTACGACGAGGGCGACCCCTCAGAGAAGCTGGAGCTGGTGACAG GTACCAATGTGTACATCACCAGGGCACAGCTCATGAACTGCCACGTCAGCGCAGGCACGCGGCACAAGGTCCTGCTGCGGCGCCTCCTGGCTTCCTTCTTTGACCG GAACACGCTGGCCAACAGCTGTGGCACTGGCATCCGCTCTTCCAGTAACAACCCCAGCCGCAAACCGCTCGATAGTCGTGTCCTCCACGCCGTCAAGT ACTACTGCCAGAACTTTGCCCCCAACTTCAAGGAGAGCGAGATGAATGCCATCGCAGCCGACATGTGCACCAATGCCCGCCGTGTCGTGCGGAAGAGCTGGATCCCCAAGGTCAAGCCACTCATGGCCGAGGGTGACGCCTACACCACCTTCATCAGCTACACGGGCAAGATAGAGCCGGACATGATGGGTGTGGAGCACGGCTTC